The Coccidioides posadasii str. Silveira chromosome 2, complete sequence genomic interval GCTGAGGCGGATGTCGGAGCCGACGGATGTTGCAAATGCAGCTGTTTATCTAGCAAGCGACGAGGCTTCATTTATCACGGGAGTTAATTTACCTGTGGATGGTGGAAGATTGGCGGTTTAAAATAGCTTCGTTTTTTGTTAGCTGTGATGGTGGTGTTGGGCCTGAGGATATCCTCGGTTTCTATGTTTTCCtcaattattttttttttttttttttttttttcccaagCATCCAACCGGCGGTGATGATTGAATGAAAATTATATACGCTTTTATTAATGGCATATGCTCCGTAATCGCATTGAATATACTTCGTATGTGTTTTTCGATACGGGGCCTACTTTCTAAGACGTTCAACTTCAAGGGAGAAACAAAAGGAGAACATAGATCTTCTCCTGCAATTCTCGTAGCTAATGCCGGCCGGGAATGGGATCATCCCGAAGTTGGCCGCTGGTTAAAAGCTGACGAAGTTGCGCTTTTGATTCGCTGGCCGGCTGAGTGGGTTGGTGAGCCAGAGAACGAGTCGGTTGGCCCGCGTGTGACTAATGAGACACCGCAACCTTAGGGCGCCAGACCCGTGCGTTGAACGGCATTCCATCTTTCAAACCCGCGAGGCGCAAGCGACGACATGCCTACCACCGCAAACCATGGCCAAGTCCCAAGAGCCTAGCCAGCCCAAGGTACTGGCGCGTGCATGCCAGTTCTGCCGGGCGAGAAAGATCAAATGCGACACTCAGCGTCCAAGTTGCAGTTCATGCATCAACCAGAAGAAGGAGTGCGTATATATTCTCGAAGTTCCCAAGCGGAGGTAAATCCGATCATTCCATCCACCTTTTCTCGTGTGGTTTTCCCCGTAAAAGGTTGCGCTGACAAAGAGTCAGGCCGTCCACCGCTATTGTCAATGCATTGCAAGGTGAAAAGAGGGCCCTTGAAGATGTCGTTTTACGGCTCAAAAGAGCGTCGCCAGACGAAGTAGCTGGTATTCTGGAATCCATTCCAATCGTAGATGGAAATGTGGTTGTGAAAACAATTTCACCGGCACTAGCAGTTCTGCAAGAGCCGAAAAGCGCCACTAGAACTGGGAAGAGACACCAGTCTGACGACGATGGAGCTGGCATTTCCTCTGACGAAGATCTCGACGTCCTTCCATTCCTTTCTGTCGGTGAAGGTGGAAAGGTAGACACCTTTGGCCCTTCATCCGCTCTCCAAGGCCCCACGCGACCTGTTATTCCCAGTGAGTCGCCCGTTGCCGAGCATGTTCGAAACCAGCTGATTGCAAACGCAATCCTGCAGCGCCAACGCGAACATGACCTTTGCTACAGACAGGACGTCTTTGGTGTTCCACTGGAACTGGCTAAGCACCTGCTCGATCTGCATTGGAACAGGCAGCATCACACGTTTCTCCTTACGTATCGCCCGGCAATCATGAGAGACTTGATGCAAAGTGGGCCGTACTGCTCCGAATTCTTAATCAATGCCATTTTTGCATGTTCCAGTAAATATTCTCAGAGAATTGAAGTCCGAGATAACCCAGTCGATTCTACCACGTCTGGTCTTCGGTTTTTCGCGCGTTGCGACCAGCTTTTGGCGGAGCAATCTCTTCTGAACTCGTCAAGCATCGCGACACTAGTAGGGTTGCTTCTGCTGGGATCCACTTACAATGCACGTGGTGATACCTCGAAAGGGTGGCTCTACACTGGCTATGCACTCCGAATGGTATACGATCTGGGCCTTCACCTGGACTACAAAGCTACGACCGCGAACGCTGAAGATATCGAGATTCGCAGGCGGGTGTTCTGGGGCGCTTTCATTTGCGACAAGCTGCAGAGTTTGTATTTGGGGCGGCCAATGACAATCCATCTAAGAGATGTCCATGTTTCACGTAATTTCATGGACACGATGGAGGAAAAGGAGTTGTGGACGCCATATGTTGACCCGATGTTCCCCACAGACAATATGTCAACTATTCCGCTCACTCCCACCCCGATTCATTCGGTATCTACATTCCAACAACTGTGCCTCTTATCAAGAATCATGACCAAAATCATTAACCGATTTTACGTTGTTGGGGCCACGGCAGCAAATGCAAGAGCGAGCCTTCAGTCTATCGACGACGCCCTTATCTCGTGGAAGGACAGTCTCCCCGGGGACCTCAAATTTGAGCCTTGGTCGGGTAATCCTGCGACCTCACAGGCTCGACCTGCCCCCAACGTGATGATTCTAAATGCTTTGTACTATTCGCTGgttattcttcttcatcggCCATTCATTTCCGATGGCCACCTTCGGTCCGCCGTTCCGCCGGCGAGTTCATGGAAGCGGTGTTCCACAGCCGCTAGAAACATCACTAGCATAGTTCTTGCTTATCAAGCCACGTACACGCTACGGGGAGCGCCGTATCTGATGAGCTATGCCGTTTATGTGGCATGCACTATTCACGTCCGCAACGCGGCTGCGACTGAGAGAGATAATCCTGGAGAAAATTCGTCGCTGCTATCGGCAAGTTTGCACAGCCTGGATGAGCTTTCTCTTCCGAATGTTGGAGTCTCCAAGCCTGCTAGGATCATTCGCAAGATTATGGCGGCGAATGGGTTGCAGTTAGTGTCAGGTATGTTATTCCCATATTCACCAGGCTGGATGGAGGGAGAGGGAGTTTAACCAATATTGTTTCAATAGATCCATCGGGCGTGGATATCCATTCTCCTTCTTCCCTGGATCTGGATGCTATCTTGCGCATGTTTCCCTCGCGGTCCCCGGTCACGGGAGATCTAAATCATGGAGATACTTTCAGCTCGGGATTTAGTATGCCCAGCAGCCATTACGCTCAGGAGGACCTGCTCTACGGTTTCATGGACGGACAGACTCACTCCTTTCCTGACTTCACTACGAATGGCGTATTTCGCATGTAGTTACAATGTAGGAGCGCCTTCGCGAGATAACCCCCGGAGCCCAGGCAGAACCCCACGATCCCCGTGATTCTTAGCCGCGGGGAAAGAGATAAGAACCAAATTGACGGACCTCCGCTCCGACTGTGGATTTCGCCGCTGTCGTGGGGTCTACCCCCTTACTAATCAGCCTCGATGTGGGGATCTATGGGGAAAATGTGGGGATGTCGGGTCGCGGAGGGTTGCTCTCCGCGGCGCATGCACATGCACACGATCTGGCCAGGGGGCACAGTTCTGGCTCTTGATGGCGCCATGGACTTTATGCTCGTTTGGATGCACTGATATATGGAAAATATAGGGTGGCCTCTGCCCCTCCAGTTTTTCCCCACGGGGTAGCGATCTTGCTTCAACCTGCGACTGCGCCTTGGATAACAGAGAAGATGGACAAATCATCAGAAGTCGGGATCGGTGGCGAGGTCACCGAGAAACGTGACGAGTTTGTTTTACCAGAGCTTCAGGAGTACCATGACCTCCGGGCTAAATTCGACGAGAATCGTGTCAAGTCGCTTCTGCGTCGAGTTGATATACGCCTAATGCCCCCCTTGGCGATCTTGTATCTTGTTGCTTTCATCGATAGATCGAACATTGGAAATGCAAGGCTTCAGGGTTTAGAGAAAGACCTAAATCTTAGTCCTCAGCAATATGCCTGGTACTGTATTTTCtagcattttttttttttggggggcTTTCCGCACGTTATACTAATGGACGATAGGTGCTTGaccatcttctttttcccttaTGCTTTGTTCGAGGTTCCAAGCAATATCATGCTCAAGTTGCTGCGCCCATCTATTTGGCTGACAATCATTGTCTTCGGATGGGGTATTGTCATGACAGTCATGGGGTGAGCTTTGGCCCATTTGAGAAGATTTGCTTTTTGGCAGGAATTAGTGGTCTCTAACAAGGATTGGTAGGCTCTGCCAAAATTATTCTGCACTCCTGGCATGTCGTTTCTTTCTTGGAGTGTTCGAAGCCGGTCTCTTCCCAGGCTGTACTTTCATTACTACCGCCTGGTACAAGAGGTTTGAGGTCCAGTATCGTGTCGCCCTTTTCTATTCTGCAGCATCACTCTCTGGTGCCTTTTCTGGGCTTCTTGCTTTTGCTATCGGTAACATGGCAGGCGTTCGCGGCTACAGTGGCTGGAGGTACGAGCCGTTTTTGATATCCTAACGAAATCTTTGATCAACTCTGGCTAATGTTCACTTCTTAGATGGCTTTTTATTCTTGAAGGCATTGCCACTTGTGTTGTTGCCTCCATTTGCTATTTCTTCATTCCAGACTCACCCGGTTCGGCAAAGTGGCTTTCGCCAGAAGAAGCACGATTCTTGGAGCTACGATTGCAGTTTGATGGCCACGACAAAGGTTACAAGGAGGGAGGCTTTGAATGGAAGTATCTTATCCAAGGTTTCACTGATGCTAAGGTCTACATAGGAACTGTATGTCTAATATACTTTTATACTCTCAGTGGAACTTGTCTCTACACATCAAATATTCTCAGAGCTGACCCAGTTTTCAGATCATATTTGGAGCCATCTGCATCTGCACATATGCGCTCTCATACTCTCTCCCTACCATGATTAACCTCCTCGGCTACAGCGCTGCCAACGCTCAACTTCTCACCATTCCCGTCTACGCCTTTGGCTGTATCATCTGCGTCCTCAACTCAGTCCTGTCAGATCGCTACAAGCACCGCGCCGCCTTCATCATCGCCCCCATGGGAATGACAATGATAGGGCTTATTATCGGCATGGCCGTCGATCCCACCAAACTTCCTGGTGTCATTTACTTTGCCCTCTTCCTGGTTGCCGGTGGTATCTTCTCCGGTATCCCCACCACCGTCGCATGGACCTCCAACAACCTCGCGGGACAATGGAAGCGCGCCGTCGGAATGGCCCTCCAGTTTACCCTGGGAAATCTCGTGGGCGGAACCGTGGGTTCGAATATATTCCTGGTTAAAGAGAAACCAAAATATATGACCGCCTACTCGGTGCTATTTTCAGTTACCGCCTGTGCATTCTTGAGCGGATGGGCACTGTTATTCTGTATTCGGAGATGGAATGCCCAGAAAGCTTCGCTGGTGGAGCAGgcggagagagaggggaggGATTTGGATGCTGAGTGTAAGGATCTGGGAGATAAGAACCCTTACTTTAAGTATACCCTTTGAGGTCTTGATGGTTAGTGAGTGTAATTGGAGCTCTAGGGTCCTGAAACATAATATATGTTGGCCTTGTACGATTTTTACGAGATAACTGTAGATGACTGCGTCACTGTttccatatatatatagtaTGCAACTGGACTGTGGTGCTCGAATGCATATCGGCCCATTCTTTGAATACGAAGTGTAAAAGCGATTTAGATGAATCAATCCATATTATAGGTACATGTGTGGATACGCCGAGCTGCCATGACGGAGCAGTAACAAAGCGTATGAAGGAATGCGCGACGATCTGTATTTATCCCAAAAGTTAAACTCGAACATAATTgtcaaaataaaaataatgAACCTCCTCGGGAGAAAATCAAAGTACAATCGCTAATTCATCTCTCGGCACGCCTTCATCTGGTAGGTGCGGATAATATGGAATCATAGAATCCGCGCCCTGAACGTAGGCATCATTGTACAGCCTCCAGTATGGAGTTCGCACTTTACGTGCAGGGTGGAATAGTCCAGCCCAGACATAGTTCATCACAATACCCGTACCGACCGCCATACGAATTGCTTCAATAGCCTCGATGATACGATCGATGACGTGCGGACTGGTCTCGAAAAGGTTGGGATAGAGAAGGTTGAGGAGATGAACCATTGCGTCTTCGCACCCTAAGCCCACGACCCCAAGTGCGATATGCTTAACAACACTGGCTGCTGTTTGTCGATGAACCTGGTCACGATCGATGAGAGCGTCTTCAAGAAGCGGTGTGACGGCGTAGACGTAATCTTTCGCCATCTCGCCGATATACTCGAAGAGGAATGACATGGCTTTAAGCACACCATTTTGCACATTCAGTTCAGGCACTCGATACTCGTTCATAAGAGCGGGCAAGACTGTAAAAGGTGCGCAAGTTTCGGCAACTATACCAATAGCAACGGCTGTGCAGACGCGCGACTGACGTTCTTGGACCCGCAGGTTGTTGAGCAACGTAGCCAAAACGTCTTGTGGCCCGATTGCTTTTGCAATAAAACCAAATGTGTTGTTGGCGGCCCGGCGAATGCCTTTCTTGTGGGCTTTAAGCATATCAAGCAGTTCGAAGCAAATACGCATCCATTCACGGGCGTTGACTGATTCGGGGCCTCTATCGGCAATACGACCAACAAGATCAATTGTGTTTTCTTGAACCTTTTCATGCCGATTTCGCAGGATAGGTGTAAGGCGTGGCAGAAGGTCTCGAATCGGAGGCTGCATCTGGTTGATGCCAACAACAGTGACAATAGAACGCAATGCGCCAAGGATGGAACCAAGCACCTCAGGATATTCTTCACCAAGATATTCGTAGAGGAAAGTACCAAGTTTGCCCATCAAAGCATCCTCTCCGCATTGCTTCATGACCATCGCGATGCGAGAGATAAGGTCTGCTGCCTGCTGTCGCACAGTTGCGGACTTGTTGTTCAGTCGCCATAGAATAGTGCTAACAATTTGAGGAAGGTAATGTTTGCAGCGAGTTCCAAGGGCATTTACAACGGTTCCAAATCCATTCAAAATCACAATATCTTCCACACTTTGTTCTTGAAATGCGAAAAGGACACCGTCGATCAGCCTTTCCTCTAATCGTTCACCGATATCTGCAGCTCCGAGTGAAGCTATGAGCTTCTCAATCGTTTCGATTGTCATTTTTCGATATGCTTCGCTTTCGTCCTTGAGGTTGTTGACGATCTTTTCTAAAATCTCGCTAACGCCCACTTTCTGGCCGAGATCAACAGTGGTTTCCACAACTTGGCGAAAATTCCTTCTGTCAAGAGCCATACGTCTGACCCAGAAGCATTTGAAGAAATCCTGGAGTACGTGCTCTTTCAGATATGCTGCTGTAACACCGTCTGTACCGGCGCATTGAGATACGACTTTCAAAACAACCTTCTTCATCTCTTCATCTGGAGAAGAGAACTCGCGAAGGATAATTTCCATGATCTGGCTAGTAAAGTAATTCGCACCCTCTTCATCCATAAGAGGAATGATGTAGCCAACGGCCTTGAGGAAACCGGCAAGGCCCTTGCCGCGTTGTTTACGCGCACCCATCCATAGTGGCCCAAGAATGTCCTGGAAACTCTCAATACCATAAGGATTGGCAGCTTCTGCAAGTGCAGCAATTGCCAAACTGGTCACCGTCCGCACCTTGGCCTGTTCATCACTGAGATTCGGCCCAATACAGTCTACTAAGCCCTGCAAATGAGGCAAGACAGCACAGCCCATAAGAATGGGAATCTGCTGTACAATTTTGACACCAGTGTGCCTAGCTTGCCACGATTTTTTGCTCCGACAAACGGCCCTTAGGAATGGAAGTAAGGCTGGAATACCGAGGGCGGATGCGACCACAGCGAAAGCTCGTGCAGTGGTGTTCCGTACATACTCATCAACGTGGTCGATATCGGGGCGCATGGTACTAATCATGTGAGCAAGGCCTGCCGCTTTACTGAGATTTGAGATAATTTCTCTACCTTCGACACGGGCGTAATAGTCCTGGTCGATGAGGAGCGGTTCGATGACGACAAGGATTTTGTGGACATACGGTCGCACAAGATCATCAAGCTTGTACAACACACGATCAATGACTTTGACAAGCAAATGCCGTTCCTGATCCTCCAGTGTTTTCTCCATCAGCAGTGGCAGAATCTGGTTGAAAAGAGGACCTGCCCCGAACTGTCGTGCGTTATCTGTAAGCTGACGCAAAGCGGTTTTCCGCATTGGCGGAGTACCATTTTTGACTTTTAGCAATAGCCTCATAATCTTCCTCTCTTTGAGCTCCTCGACGGACATTGAATTCTCATCAGCTCCGTCAACAAGTTTTCCGAAGTATTGCATATCCTCAGCCTTGAAAAACTGCAAGTCGCCCACTCCGGGGATATCGGTGGGTAATTGCTTGCTCATAAGGCGAGCGTTTTCTGGTTCTTGCATCATGAAACCACCGATCCCGCTTGCGCTAGCAACAGGCGCTGGAGTGGCCATCATCTTGCGGGCAGGAGTTCGAAGCGGAGCATATCCAGGAGGTGGTTCGAGAATCTTATATCCCTCGGAGGGAAGCATCATATCTAGTTCCTCGTCCGATAGGGGTGCATTTCGACCAGTTATATCGGAGCCAAAGGTTATAGGTGTCATTGGAACGGGTGCCTGTGAAGGGTGCATGGGTGTCGAGAGACCTTGATGGCCGATGGGCGTAGCTGCTGTAAGTGACGGAGCTTGATCCCACCTCGACCTTCGTTTGGGGGCTTCTGTAGGGGCGGCAGGGGCAGGTGTCTGGTCCCATCTTGAGCGCTTGGGCTTGGCGtcagcagcttcagtagtttCTGTTGCAGCGGGAGACTCAGATGTTACGTCCCATCTCTGTTTCCTCTTTCTACCAGCCGTAACCGATACAGAACCTAACTCTCGATTTTCTTTGTCCCCCTCGTCGATTTTTAAGGTGGCCTCATGCTCCACAATGCCATCTTCTCCCTTGACTTGTTTTTCAGCAATGATCTTCTTCACGcgttcttcttccttctcgAGTTCTCGAAGTGCCATGATGTCGCGATAAGTATGGCCTTCTGCCTCAACATTTGCATTGGCATTTTCCGCAAATGGGTCGGCCCGCGTTGGAGTGAGAGCACGATTAAAGCGTCGTTTCTGATATTCACTCTCTCGCTCGGATACCCTGGCGGACTTCTCACGGCCCAAtagaatatcttcttcttcaacacCCTTCCCACTTGCGAACTCATTCAGCTGGTCTTTGCTTGCGGTATACTGACCGATAAGCCTACGGCTCTGGTCGGCATCTGCATCTGGCATTTCATCATCCTCACCATCAACGGCGATAGAGGTGTTATAACCGGCATATTTATCGGCTCCGTTTCGATCATAGAGGGTGGTGTCGAAGGATTCGGTCAGAGAAGCCTTGGTGGAAAAGTCAGTCCGCTGGTTGGACGGATCAAAAGTCTTTGAACCTTTCTTTGCCGCGGCTGCAGCATTGCGCTCAGCCTGCAGCCGTTTGATGGCATCAAATTCAGCTAGACGCGACAATGTCAGTGGCGCGGTGCAAGGGGCCATAAGTTGATTAGGCGTACCGTCTGACATGGTGGCGACTGGGTATTTTGGGGCTCACCGAGGGCAAAAGAAAGGTGGGTGGCATAGATGAGAAAGAGTATCCGTTACAGGCAATGGGAAGCTGGCCTGTACCCTTTTCTGTCTTGATGTTCGATGGATGAAAGGCTGAATGCATCTGTCAGCTCGTCGCATTTTGAGATTGACGTTCAACGGGGAAAGTTTATGGGTTGCTTATTAATCAACCAGCCTCTTTATCACGTGAAGAGTTCGCACCGGAAGTTTGTGGCTCCGGTTCCCGACGGAAAATAACTGATCCGCGATAAGGGGCGTCGGGCGGTGCCCGTCCGCCTGCAGGAGAGTTGCCAGTGTGCGGCGTCGCAATCGTGTTTCTTCGGGAGTGTTGTTCGAATTTCTCAAGAGGAGGACTCAAGGAATACGATTGCAAACGTGCGGAATACacaattctttcactgcagtACGAGTAACCGAATAATTCGTGCCGAATAAACAATttccgtactccatactccgtactccgtacacacaGACAGCTTTCAGTTGGCAACGTCTAAACTTGCTGTGGATATAACGAGGGAGAGGGGTTAACTATGgggctaactaactagtcaACAAACTGCCGGAGTAGCTCTGGTCTCAGAGTCTCTCTGTGACACTCCGCACTCGAAAGTTTCCGTCGGTGAGGCAGAAGATATTGAGAGATATCTTCTCTCAAACCTCCATCACCGCTGCATAGTTATTTGAACAGTCTCCTCCTGCACAGCCAGCTACTGGACCAATAAGGGTCCTCAATGAGATGGCGCATCCAATCAGACAATCATCCATCCCGTGCACCGATAAGTTGGGATCTGTCCGAAGCTACACAAGGCTGGAGTCGACAATCACTGCCAGCAAGAGAAGGTTTCGAGAATGGCATGGCTGCCGTGGATTTTCCCTGCAATGGAGATCCTCAAGGTTCAATATTGTTGGTTCACTGTTGATGCGCCCATTATTTCCTTGCTATCAAGATTAGCTCCTAATAATTGAGCCATTATGTTAACAATCCTGTTGGAGCCAGGCGTTTTTGACATGTCTACTCCGGGGATGAACTATCGGCCTCGGACTCAGCTCCCTGATTCTGTTGTCAGGTGAAGTCATCAGTGAGCCCTGGCTGATTTCATTGAGACTCTCCTCACACTCGACAACTCATCCTTCAATAAAAGGCGTTAAGCGCCGCATTTCGTGGAGTGGCCAATGTTATCTGGTGGTCTCTCTAGCCGCCCAACAGGAGGCAAGGATATCGCACCCATGCTAAAATATAGTTACCCCTGCTAGTGGATTCTGCAAGTTGAATGAATGCTggcaggaaaaaaaagactcTATTATTAtgatttcttttcttatcGCTCCACATACTGTGGTTGAATTTAGAATCGCTCCCTTGACGAACCAGGACAGAGAAGACCCTACCGATGCACCGAATCTCGAAGGTCTTGACGAGGCAGGTCTGGGCAAATTCCTATGCCAAAACCAACCgttatatattcttgcaagcAGTCCGGAGCTATGCCCTCAGAGAATGATTGACTTCAGCGAGAGAAGTCGTGCCAGACTTTTATCTTAATCCGCAAGGCCCCCGTCCTGTTTTCCTCATCTACCATCACGTTCTACAATTTGTACTTCTTGTCACTTTTACTTTCTCCAAGCAAGTTCAATCACAATGTATCTTTCTAGCCTCCTACCTTACTCGCTTCTCATCTTGGGTGTCGCGTGCGCCCCAATCGACTCCGGATTATCCATGTCCGCATCAGCTGCCGGAAATGTTTTAAACAGCATCCGCCGCCAGGGTCAAGCTTCGGGCTGCAATATATTCAAAACAGTGTTGCCCGATACCGGCAATGGCTCAGAACTACCCGTCCCCGCCTCCAAACTGGAGCTCAAATACATAACTCTCGGCGTCGGGACCCAGAACTATACTTGCGAAAATCTCGAGACACCATCACTGGTTGGCGCGGTCGCTACGCTTTACGATGCTTCCTGTCTCGTTACAAAGCACTCGCTGTTGTTGGATATGTTTGCACGTCTGGCCGTCAGGCTTCCTACGAAAATTCTCAATCATATGATATCCAAATACCTCAACATTGATCTGATGGGCCATCACTACTTTGCTGGTAGTGTTCCCATGTTCGATCTACGCCAAGTTGGCCAGCAGGACTACGCTTATGTTTCAGTGGCTGCGAAAGTTCCTGCTCCACGGAACATTGATGTCGACTGGCTAAAGCTCGATCGCGTGGATGGATCTGGGATTGAGGTACGTTCAAGgcaaggaaaagaaaaaactaGACAATTTCTGTTGATGCTTATTTGTCTGGCTGCTTCTCAACATTCACTTTACTAACGTTATGCTAGACTGTCTATCGTGTGAAAACTACGTCAGGAAAAGCACCCGCCACTTGCAGGAATATGCCTGGCCGTTTCGAAGTCAAATACCTCGCACAATATTGGATGTATGGGTGAGGCCTTTTAGCCAATCGCAACTTTACGGAATACAATAGACTAGGAGGTTTGATTTCTTTATGAGGGATTAAGAATGCGAAATTACTACTCGGTACATAGTTTCGAAGTTTATACTTGGGTTTCtttgtacatacatatctGCATGTTTGGAAATACATGGATCATGCCTTTACCTGCCATCAGGC includes:
- a CDS encoding uncharacterized protein (BUSCO:57081at4751~EggNog:ENOG410PH7G~COG:A~TransMembrane:1 (o558-579i)~BUSCO:526at33183) — translated: MSDAEFDAIKRLQAERNAAAAAKKGSKTFDPSNQRTDFSTKASLTESFDTTLYDRNGADKYAGYNTSIAVDGEDDEMPDADADQSRRLIGQYTASKDQLNEFASGKGVEEEDILLGREKSARVSERESEYQKRRFNRALTPTRADPFAENANANVEAEGHTYRDIMALRELEKEEERVKKIIAEKQVKGEDGIVEHEATLKIDEGDKENRELGSVSVTAGRKRKQRWDVTSESPAATETTEAADAKPKRSRWDQTPAPAAPTEAPKRRSRWDQAPSLTAATPIGHQGLSTPMHPSQAPVPMTPITFGSDITGRNAPLSDEELDMMLPSEGYKILEPPPGYAPLRTPARKMMATPAPVASASGIGGFMMQEPENARLMSKQLPTDIPGVGDLQFFKAEDMQYFGKLVDGADENSMSVEELKERKIMRLLLKVKNGTPPMRKTALRQLTDNARQFGAGPLFNQILPLLMEKTLEDQERHLLVKVIDRVLYKLDDLVRPYVHKILVVIEPLLIDQDYYARVEGREIISNLSKAAGLAHMISTMRPDIDHVDEYVRNTTARAFAVVASALGIPALLPFLRAVCRSKKSWQARHTGVKIVQQIPILMGCAVLPHLQGLVDCIGPNLSDEQAKVRTVTSLAIAALAEAANPYGIESFQDILGPLWMGARKQRGKGLAGFLKAVGYIIPLMDEEGANYFTSQIMEIILREFSSPDEEMKKVVLKVVSQCAGTDGVTAAYLKEHVLQDFFKCFWVRRMALDRRNFRQVVETTVDLGQKVGVSEILEKIVNNLKDESEAYRKMTIETIEKLIASLGAADIGERLEERLIDGVLFAFQEQSVEDIVILNGFGTVVNALGTRCKHYLPQIVSTILWRLNNKSATVRQQAADLISRIAMVMKQCGEDALMGKLGTFLYEYLGEEYPEVLGSILGALRSIVTVVGINQMQPPIRDLLPRLTPILRNRHEKVQENTIDLVGRIADRGPESVNAREWMRICFELLDMLKAHKKGIRRAANNTFGFIAKAIGPQDVLATLLNNLRVQERQSRVCTAVAIGIVAETCAPFTVLPALMNEYRVPELNVQNGVLKAMSFLFEYIGEMAKDYVYAVTPLLEDALIDRDQVHRQTAASVVKHIALGVVGLGCEDAMVHLLNLLYPNLFETSPHVIDRIIEAIEAIRMAVGTGIVMNYVWAGLFHPARKVRTPYWRLYNDAYVQGADSMIPYYPHLPDEGVPRDELAIVL
- a CDS encoding uncharacterized protein (SECRETED:SignalP(1-18)~EggNog:ENOG410PN9Z~COG:S) encodes the protein MYLSSLLPYSLLILGVACAPIDSGLSMSASAAGNVLNSIRRQGQASGCNIFKTVLPDTGNGSELPVPASKLELKYITLGVGTQNYTCENLETPSLVGAVATLYDASCLVTKHSLLLDMFARLAVRLPTKILNHMISKYLNIDLMGHHYFAGSVPMFDLRQVGQQDYAYVSVAAKVPAPRNIDVDWLKLDRVDGSGIETVYRVKTTSGKAPATCRNMPGRFEVKYLAQYWMYG
- a CDS encoding uncharacterized protein (EggNog:ENOG410Q5F8~COG:G~TransMembrane:12 (i49-67o87-104i116-135o147-167i179-198o210-232i282-303o309-334i346-367o373-396i408-430o442-463i)), translated to MDKSSEVGIGGEVTEKRDEFVLPELQEYHDLRAKFDENRVKSLLRRVDIRLMPPLAILYLVAFIDRSNIGNARLQGLEKDLNLSPQQYAWCLTIFFFPYALFEVPSNIMLKLLRPSIWLTIIVFGWGIVMTVMGLCQNYSALLACRFFLGVFEAGLFPGCTFITTAWYKRFEVQYRVALFYSAASLSGAFSGLLAFAIGNMAGVRGYSGWRWLFILEGIATCVVASICYFFIPDSPGSAKWLSPEEARFLELRLQFDGHDKGYKEGGFEWKYLIQGFTDAKVYIGTIIFGAICICTYALSYSLPTMINLLGYSAANAQLLTIPVYAFGCIICVLNSVLSDRYKHRAAFIIAPMGMTMIGLIIGMAVDPTKLPGVIYFALFLVAGGIFSGIPTTVAWTSNNLAGQWKRAVGMALQFTLGNLVGGTVGSNIFLVKEKPKYMTAYSVLFSVTACAFLSGWALLFCIRRWNAQKASLVEQAEREGRDLDAECKDLGDKNPYFKYTL
- a CDS encoding uncharacterized protein (EggNog:ENOG410PUWP~COG:S), which translates into the protein MAKSQEPSQPKVLARACQFCRARKIKCDTQRPSCSSCINQKKECVYILEVPKRRPSTAIVNALQGEKRALEDVVLRLKRASPDEVAGILESIPIVDGNVVVKTISPALAVLQEPKSATRTGKRHQSDDDGAGISSDEDLDVLPFLSVGEGGKVDTFGPSSALQGPTRPVIPSESPVAEHVRNQLIANAILQRQREHDLCYRQDVFGVPLELAKHLLDLHWNRQHHTFLLTYRPAIMRDLMQSGPYCSEFLINAIFACSSKYSQRIEVRDNPVDSTTSGLRFFARCDQLLAEQSLLNSSSIATLVGLLLLGSTYNARGDTSKGWLYTGYALRMVYDLGLHLDYKATTANAEDIEIRRRVFWGAFICDKLQSLYLGRPMTIHLRDVHVSRNFMDTMEEKELWTPYVDPMFPTDNMSTIPLTPTPIHSVSTFQQLCLLSRIMTKIINRFYVVGATAANARASLQSIDDALISWKDSLPGDLKFEPWSGNPATSQARPAPNVMILNALYYSLVILLHRPFISDGHLRSAVPPASSWKRCSTAARNITSIVLAYQATYTLRGAPYLMSYAVYVACTIHVRNAAATERDNPGENSSLLSASLHSLDELSLPNVGVSKPARIIRKIMAANGLQLVSDPSGVDIHSPSSLDLDAILRMFPSRSPVTGDLNHGDTFSSGFSMPSSHYAQEDLLYGFMDGQTHSFPDFTTNGVFRM